In Treponema rectale, a single genomic region encodes these proteins:
- a CDS encoding DUF308 domain-containing protein, whose translation MKNINLIFGILIFVVGMLMCINPVSMLLVAIVLLGAASIINGISELMGFRKVSDDQVFVTVTIVKCILTIVCGLLAVILPVYFLNAGMAILKLIMIIIAIFFFCRAASEFYLIIRLNELNVDVKRMFIRAMVLIAAGVLLLIIRAQTVGVVIVRILGVAAMLGGAAFAVYSYRNAPQEAEYEVVDEE comes from the coding sequence ATGAAAAATATAAATTTAATTTTTGGAATCCTTATTTTTGTTGTTGGAATGCTTATGTGCATTAATCCGGTGAGCATGCTTCTTGTTGCAATAGTTCTTCTGGGAGCGGCATCAATTATAAACGGAATCAGTGAACTTATGGGTTTTCGTAAAGTTTCTGATGATCAGGTATTTGTTACGGTTACAATAGTAAAATGTATTCTTACGATTGTCTGCGGACTTCTTGCAGTGATTCTTCCGGTTTATTTTTTGAATGCAGGAATGGCAATACTTAAACTTATAATGATTATAATTGCGATATTCTTTTTCTGCCGTGCAGCTTCTGAGTTTTATCTTATCATAAGGCTTAATGAACTGAATGTTGATGTAAAGCGGATGTTTATCAGGGCTATGGTTTTGATTGCAGCAGGAGTTCTTCTGCTTATAATTCGTGCCCAGACAGTAGGTGTCGTTATCGTGCGGATTCTTGGTGTTGCCGCAATGCTTGGCGGAGCAGCTTTTGCCGTGTACAGCTACAGAAATGCTCCTCAGGAAGCTGAATACGAAGTTGTTGATGAAGAATAA
- a CDS encoding YgjV family protein: protein MDPKVILEIVGYIGSVLVVVSMLMTSVVKLRLINMIGSVISIVYAAIVHAYPLAIMNFCLVVINVYNLYRLLHTKKEYSVVQVSEDDAFVKFFIDEYKADINNYFADFTSLSGCNSVHLVCCGTTPVGIIAGSETSGTDLNVKLDYTVPMYRDCSVGKFLYSYLASKGIRHLQATADCDSHKLYLSRMGFTYQDETFTKEL, encoded by the coding sequence ATGGATCCAAAAGTTATTCTTGAAATTGTAGGTTACATCGGTTCAGTGCTTGTTGTCGTTTCTATGCTCATGACTTCTGTCGTAAAGCTGAGACTCATCAACATGATCGGAAGTGTCATTTCCATCGTATATGCTGCAATTGTTCACGCATATCCTCTTGCAATAATGAACTTCTGTCTTGTTGTAATTAATGTATACAACCTTTACAGACTGCTCCATACAAAAAAAGAGTATTCTGTCGTACAGGTCAGTGAAGATGATGCCTTTGTAAAATTCTTCATTGATGAATACAAAGCAGACATTAATAATTACTTTGCTGATTTTACAAGTCTTTCCGGCTGCAACAGCGTACACCTGGTATGCTGCGGAACAACTCCTGTAGGAATTATTGCAGGTTCTGAAACTTCAGGAACAGACCTTAATGTAAAACTTGACTACACAGTTCCAATGTACCGTGACTGCTCTGTCGGAAAATTCCTTTATTCATATCTTGCTTCTAAAGGAATCAGGCACCTTCAGGCAACAGCAGACTGTGACAGCCACAAGCTTTACTTAAGCAGAATGGGCTTTACATACCAGGACGAAACATTTACAAAAGAACTGTAA
- the thrS gene encoding threonine--tRNA ligase: protein MAVDEKLQMVRHSCAHVMAEAVLNLYPGTKIAIGPAIENGFYYDFDFSTTTTNTKPTEADFAAIEKEMRKILAGNHQFVRKEVSKEEALKLFADQPYKIELIKDLPDGETISTYEQDGYLDLCRGPHVESTKEINGQAFKLTKMAGAYWRGDSDKAMLTRIYAVCFYKPNDLKDYLAMLEEAEKRDHRKLGAQMDLFHIDPEDPGQIFWHPNGWQMYVTLQDYMRQKVLADGYKEVNTPAVMPRSLWERSGHWGHYQKNMFVTESEKRIFSIKPMNCPGALEIFNSRSRSYKDLPLRLAEFGHCVRNEPSGTLHGIMRVRGFVQDDAHIICTDEQVESEVAKFCRLLKDVYKDFGFDKNLVVKLSTMPEDHVGDLETWQRAEKSLGAACNAAGLEYEIQPGEGAFYGPKLEFKLYDTLGREWQCGTIQLDYQLPSAERLNAQYIGADNQKHHPVMLHRAVLGSLERFMGILIENYAGAFPAWLHFEQAAVVPVNPEFADYAQKVADELAAAGIRVNAYTDDDNMKNKIKMISTEHRTPYILVVGANEQNEGTVTVRFRFSSKLPQKTMKIEEFKEYVLEKVRTHYNGI from the coding sequence ATGGCAGTTGATGAAAAATTGCAGATGGTAAGGCACAGTTGTGCACATGTAATGGCAGAAGCCGTTCTTAATTTGTATCCGGGTACAAAGATCGCTATCGGTCCGGCTATTGAAAACGGATTTTATTATGACTTTGATTTTTCCACTACCACAACCAATACCAAGCCAACAGAAGCAGATTTTGCAGCAATAGAAAAAGAAATGCGTAAGATTCTTGCAGGAAATCATCAGTTTGTAAGAAAGGAAGTTTCTAAGGAAGAAGCTCTTAAGCTTTTTGCTGATCAGCCTTATAAAATTGAACTTATTAAGGATCTTCCTGATGGAGAAACTATTTCTACCTATGAACAGGACGGTTATCTTGATCTTTGCCGCGGACCTCATGTTGAATCAACAAAAGAGATAAACGGACAGGCATTTAAGCTGACAAAAATGGCCGGAGCATACTGGAGGGGAGACAGCGATAAAGCAATGCTTACCCGTATTTACGCAGTATGTTTTTACAAGCCAAATGATCTTAAAGATTATCTTGCAATGCTTGAGGAAGCAGAAAAACGTGATCACCGCAAGCTTGGCGCACAGATGGATCTCTTCCATATTGATCCTGAAGATCCGGGACAGATTTTCTGGCACCCGAACGGATGGCAGATGTATGTAACCCTTCAGGATTATATGAGGCAGAAGGTTCTTGCAGACGGCTATAAGGAAGTTAATACTCCTGCAGTTATGCCGCGCTCTCTGTGGGAACGCTCCGGTCACTGGGGTCATTATCAGAAAAACATGTTCGTAACAGAATCAGAAAAGAGAATCTTTTCTATTAAACCTATGAACTGTCCTGGTGCCCTTGAAATTTTTAACAGCCGCTCACGTTCATACAAGGATCTTCCTCTCCGTCTTGCAGAGTTTGGTCACTGCGTAAGAAATGAACCTAGCGGAACTCTTCACGGAATTATGCGTGTAAGAGGCTTTGTTCAGGATGATGCACATATCATCTGTACTGATGAACAGGTAGAAAGTGAAGTTGCAAAATTCTGTCGACTCCTTAAGGATGTTTATAAGGACTTTGGTTTTGATAAGAATCTTGTTGTAAAACTTTCTACGATGCCGGAAGACCATGTAGGTGATCTTGAAACCTGGCAGCGTGCAGAAAAATCTCTTGGTGCAGCCTGTAACGCAGCCGGTCTTGAATATGAAATTCAGCCTGGTGAAGGAGCATTCTACGGACCGAAACTTGAGTTTAAGCTTTATGATACTCTTGGTCGTGAGTGGCAGTGTGGTACCATTCAGCTTGACTATCAGCTTCCTAGTGCAGAGCGTCTTAATGCCCAGTATATTGGTGCTGACAATCAGAAACATCATCCGGTTATGCTTCACCGTGCAGTTCTTGGTTCTCTTGAACGTTTTATGGGAATCCTTATTGAAAACTATGCCGGAGCATTCCCTGCATGGCTTCATTTTGAACAGGCTGCAGTTGTTCCTGTTAATCCTGAGTTTGCAGATTATGCACAGAAAGTTGCAGATGAACTTGCTGCTGCAGGAATCCGCGTAAACGCTTATACAGATGATGACAACATGAAGAACAAGATTAAGATGATTTCTACAGAGCACAGGACGCCTTATATTCTTGTTGTCGGTGCAAATGAACAGAATGAAGGAACTGTAACGGTACGCTTCAGGTTCAGTTCAAAACTGCCTCAGAAGACAATGAAAATAGAAGAATTTAAGGAATACGTACTTGAAAAAGTTCGTACTCACTATAACGGAATCTAA
- the groL gene encoding chaperonin GroEL (60 kDa chaperone family; promotes refolding of misfolded polypeptides especially under stressful conditions; forms two stacked rings of heptamers to form a barrel-shaped 14mer; ends can be capped by GroES; misfolded proteins enter the barrel where they are refolded when GroES binds): MAKQLVYSEEARKKMLSGVEQIAKAVKVTLGPCGRLVMLDKKYGSPTITKDGVSVAKEVELKDPFENMGAQLVREVSSKTNDVAGDGTTTATVLAYAIVREGLKAVSAGMTPIEIKRGIDKATALAIAEVKKNSRAVKGNDDITHVATISANNDPEIGKILAEAIEKVGKDGVITVEESKNMDTTVKTVEGMQFDRGYINAYFVNDRDRMECNYENPYILIHDEKISTMKDLLPLLEKVAQTGRPLVIIAEDVDGEALTTLVVNSIRGTLKCVAVKAPGFGDRRKEMLNDIAILTGGKVITKDLGLKLESATLEDLGTAKSVKIDKDNTTIVDGAGDKDTISARIAEIKAAVEKSTSDYDKEKLKERLAKLSGGVAVIEIGAITETEMKEKKFRVEDTLAATRAALEEGIVSGGGLALIEASKVLDADKADLYGDEKVGFQIVKRALEEPIRQIAENAGVDGAVIADKAKNEKPGVGYNAAKGEWVNMMDAGIIDPAKVTRCALQNAASVAGMLLTTECAITDIPEPPAAAPAAPDMGGMGY; encoded by the coding sequence ATGGCTAAACAGTTAGTTTACAGTGAAGAAGCACGCAAAAAGATGCTCAGCGGTGTTGAGCAGATTGCAAAGGCAGTTAAGGTAACACTTGGACCTTGCGGACGTCTTGTTATGCTGGACAAAAAATATGGTTCTCCAACTATTACTAAAGACGGCGTTTCAGTTGCAAAAGAAGTTGAGCTGAAAGATCCTTTTGAAAACATGGGAGCTCAGCTTGTTCGTGAAGTTTCTTCAAAGACAAATGATGTTGCCGGAGACGGAACTACAACAGCTACTGTTCTTGCTTATGCTATTGTTCGTGAAGGTCTTAAAGCAGTTTCTGCCGGAATGACTCCAATTGAAATTAAACGCGGTATTGATAAGGCAACAGCTCTTGCCATTGCAGAAGTTAAAAAGAACAGCCGCGCAGTTAAGGGTAATGATGATATTACTCACGTTGCAACAATTTCTGCTAACAATGACCCTGAAATCGGTAAAATTCTTGCTGAAGCTATCGAAAAGGTTGGTAAAGACGGTGTAATCACTGTTGAAGAATCAAAGAACATGGATACAACTGTTAAAACTGTAGAAGGTATGCAGTTTGACCGCGGTTACATCAATGCTTACTTTGTAAATGACCGTGACAGAATGGAATGCAATTACGAAAATCCATACATTCTTATTCACGACGAAAAAATCAGCACTATGAAGGACCTCCTTCCTTTACTTGAAAAAGTAGCTCAGACAGGAAGACCTCTTGTTATCATTGCAGAAGATGTTGACGGTGAAGCTCTTACAACTCTTGTCGTAAACTCTATCCGTGGAACTCTTAAGTGTGTTGCCGTTAAGGCTCCTGGTTTCGGTGACCGCAGAAAGGAAATGCTTAATGATATTGCAATTCTTACAGGCGGAAAAGTTATTACTAAGGATCTTGGCCTTAAACTTGAAAGTGCAACCCTTGAAGATCTTGGTACAGCTAAGTCTGTTAAGATTGATAAAGACAATACAACTATCGTAGACGGTGCTGGTGATAAGGATACAATTTCTGCCCGCATTGCAGAAATTAAGGCTGCCGTAGAAAAGTCTACTTCTGATTATGACAAGGAAAAGCTTAAGGAACGCCTTGCAAAGCTTTCTGGCGGTGTTGCCGTAATTGAAATCGGTGCCATTACAGAAACAGAAATGAAAGAAAAGAAGTTCCGCGTTGAAGATACGCTTGCTGCAACCCGTGCTGCCCTTGAAGAAGGTATTGTATCTGGTGGTGGACTTGCACTTATCGAAGCAAGCAAAGTTCTTGATGCAGACAAGGCTGATCTTTACGGAGACGAAAAGGTTGGTTTCCAGATTGTTAAGCGTGCTCTTGAAGAACCAATCCGTCAGATTGCAGAAAATGCAGGTGTAGACGGTGCTGTTATTGCAGACAAGGCTAAGAATGAAAAACCTGGTGTCGGATATAACGCTGCAAAGGGTGAATGGGTTAACATGATGGATGCAGGTATTATTGACCCTGCAAAGGTAACCCGCTGTGCATTGCAGAATGCAGCTTCTGTTGCCGGCATGCTTCTTACAACTGAATGTGCCATTACAGATATTCCTGAACCGCCTGCTGCAGCTCCAGCTGCTCCAGATATGGGTGGAATGGGATACTAA
- a CDS encoding TatD family hydrolase: MYSDLLFNFTQMIEDEGQDYGAEVLSQVAASKPLFVMDSGIKAHDIWHRADVLRECTELMEDEIKKSAVRQMLYFSAGVMPDLESVENRYDYVAELEENITSFKDSDDEFASRLVALGPCGIDHDWESVEYEGRDHDYFDSQTVSDERDLFALELTLGKKLNMPVIVHSRKGFKETSDVLKAVKWNKGVIHGYSYSKSELDFFLDLGWYISFSGAVTYAGKRGAEDMAEIVTYVPKDRILIESDSPYYAPVPLKSSKNTPLNINYIYEYVAAKRGVSTPKLSSAVDENFKKLFLN, encoded by the coding sequence ATGTATTCAGATTTATTGTTTAATTTTACGCAGATGATTGAAGATGAAGGGCAGGATTATGGAGCAGAAGTTTTATCTCAGGTTGCTGCTTCAAAACCTTTGTTTGTAATGGATTCAGGAATAAAAGCCCATGATATCTGGCATCGTGCAGATGTTTTGCGTGAATGTACGGAACTTATGGAAGATGAAATAAAAAAATCTGCTGTCCGTCAGATGCTTTATTTTTCTGCCGGAGTAATGCCGGATTTAGAATCTGTAGAAAACCGTTATGATTATGTAGCTGAACTGGAAGAAAACATTACGTCATTTAAAGATTCAGATGATGAATTTGCCTCCCGTCTGGTAGCTTTAGGTCCCTGCGGAATAGATCATGACTGGGAATCAGTTGAATATGAAGGACGTGACCATGATTACTTTGACAGTCAGACTGTTTCTGATGAAAGGGATCTGTTTGCACTGGAACTTACCCTTGGAAAAAAACTAAACATGCCGGTTATAGTTCATTCCCGCAAAGGATTTAAAGAGACTTCAGATGTATTAAAAGCTGTCAAATGGAATAAAGGAGTTATTCACGGATATTCTTACAGTAAGTCAGAACTTGATTTTTTTCTGGATTTGGGCTGGTACATAAGTTTTAGCGGAGCCGTTACTTATGCCGGAAAACGCGGTGCTGAGGATATGGCAGAAATCGTAACTTATGTTCCAAAGGACCGTATTTTGATTGAATCTGATTCTCCTTATTATGCGCCTGTTCCGTTGAAGAGTTCAAAAAATACTCCGCTGAATATTAATTATATCTATGAATATGTTGCAGCAAAAAGAGGAGTTTCTACTCCAAAGCTTTCTTCTGCAGTAGATGAGAATTTTAAAAAATTATTTTTGAATTAA
- a CDS encoding DUF2804 domain-containing protein, with protein sequence MYTREILEQPGKFIKNGIPEFGTFKGHPDRLDIRGVKNPYSFHFPKVLSNLRIKSRLSLYFSLGEFIGHINFLDAKVFGFAEVVFWNAKTLKKFVYHSVMGPRKRFVPHDMNTAATGCYRKHRYIRISWDRKAGRISAVFNLKGDSVRPSVNATLTGTFTDSLSSELTSILPSPTMRRCTGKYNAGFNLHGSITIIPKKQPGQTMTDSQGFGFLDINRTYMKVHNEGEFITGIGCYDEKPVLFRIESTSQEAVNPDKYNGNVLFYNGEVTVLPPVVITHPFGIKKNWVIQDTENMIDLSFTPSSDNINKVSIFVLKAEYNTIFGKLEGTLATAGGEKINFKSFDGIAQKYKIRL encoded by the coding sequence TTGTATACACGAGAAATACTGGAACAGCCCGGGAAATTCATAAAAAACGGAATTCCTGAGTTCGGAACTTTTAAGGGACACCCGGACAGGCTGGACATCAGGGGAGTAAAAAACCCCTATTCATTTCATTTTCCTAAAGTCCTGAGCAATCTGCGCATAAAAAGCAGGCTTTCTTTATATTTCAGTCTGGGCGAATTTATCGGTCACATTAATTTTCTTGATGCAAAGGTTTTCGGTTTTGCCGAAGTCGTATTCTGGAATGCAAAAACACTAAAAAAATTCGTCTATCATTCAGTTATGGGACCAAGAAAACGTTTTGTTCCCCACGACATGAACACTGCCGCAACAGGCTGCTACAGAAAACACCGCTACATCCGCATAAGCTGGGACAGAAAAGCCGGCCGTATCTCTGCAGTATTTAATCTGAAAGGAGACAGCGTAAGGCCTTCAGTAAACGCAACACTTACAGGAACCTTTACAGATTCCCTGAGTTCCGAACTCACATCAATTCTTCCGTCTCCAACAATGAGAAGATGTACCGGAAAATACAATGCAGGCTTTAACCTTCACGGTTCAATTACAATAATTCCTAAAAAACAGCCCGGTCAGACAATGACAGACAGTCAGGGCTTCGGATTTCTGGACATAAACCGAACCTATATGAAAGTTCACAATGAAGGGGAATTTATAACGGGAATAGGATGTTATGACGAAAAACCTGTTCTCTTCAGGATTGAATCAACTTCCCAGGAAGCCGTAAATCCTGATAAATACAACGGCAATGTTCTTTTCTACAATGGAGAAGTAACAGTTTTGCCGCCTGTTGTCATAACTCATCCTTTCGGAATTAAGAAAAACTGGGTCATTCAGGATACAGAAAACATGATTGACTTAAGTTTTACACCATCTTCCGATAATATAAATAAAGTCAGTATTTTTGTTCTGAAAGCCGAATACAACACTATCTTCGGAAAACTGGAAGGTACTCTGGCTACAGCCGGAGGTGAAAAAATCAACTTCAAGAGTTTTGACGGCATCGCTCAAAAATACAAAATCAGGCTTTAA
- a CDS encoding ATP-dependent 6-phosphofructokinase, which translates to MGNIKYDFTVESLGECKVKSPIELSQNYGDFRANYVRDTSFIRNRVNVFNKDDEETDPKSTYLEKAGPREYIYFNPAHVTAGICTCGGLCPGLNDVMRAVVRCLWNRYGVRRIKGIKFGYQGFFAENGYDVVDLDPRVVDDIHKIGGTYLGTSRGGGDRVVDIVDSIERLGINMMFIIGGDGTQRGSLDIANEIERRGLKIAVVGIPKTVDNDLQFIDRSFGFETAVQKATQAVNSIHMEAQSQIGGIGLVKLMGRESGFIATATALASHETNFCLIPEVPFELDGPNGFLHHLEERLEKRGHAVIVVAEGAGQELLAATNATDASGNKKLADIGVYLRDKINEYFAKKNIQINLKYIDPGYEVRASVTTANDSIYCERLGNNAVHAAMAGKTKIVIGLVHDKYVHIPISMATLQRNVVDPESSLWRDCLDATLQPIYMVNNINTVLEKLRKDRKEAEEKALKRLEKVNAMKK; encoded by the coding sequence ATGGGAAACATTAAATATGATTTTACAGTTGAATCTTTGGGAGAGTGCAAAGTAAAGTCTCCTATTGAACTTTCACAGAATTACGGTGATTTCCGTGCTAATTATGTGCGTGATACGTCTTTTATTCGTAATAGAGTCAACGTTTTTAATAAAGATGATGAAGAAACAGATCCTAAATCTACATATCTTGAAAAGGCCGGACCTCGTGAATACATTTATTTTAACCCTGCTCATGTAACTGCAGGTATCTGTACCTGTGGCGGTCTTTGCCCTGGTCTTAACGATGTTATGCGTGCCGTTGTACGCTGTCTGTGGAATCGCTATGGAGTACGCCGCATTAAGGGTATTAAATTCGGATATCAGGGTTTCTTTGCAGAAAACGGTTACGATGTAGTAGATCTTGATCCTCGTGTAGTTGATGATATTCATAAAATCGGCGGTACTTATCTTGGTACAAGCCGTGGTGGCGGAGACCGTGTTGTAGATATCGTAGATTCAATCGAGCGTCTCGGCATTAACATGATGTTCATCATCGGCGGAGACGGAACTCAGAGAGGTTCTCTTGATATTGCAAACGAAATTGAACGTCGCGGACTTAAGATTGCAGTTGTAGGAATTCCAAAGACTGTAGATAATGACCTTCAGTTTATTGACCGTTCATTCGGTTTTGAAACAGCAGTACAGAAGGCTACTCAGGCTGTAAACTCAATTCACATGGAAGCTCAGTCTCAGATCGGCGGTATCGGTCTTGTAAAACTTATGGGACGTGAATCAGGCTTTATTGCTACGGCAACAGCCCTTGCTTCTCATGAAACAAACTTCTGTCTTATTCCTGAAGTTCCGTTTGAACTTGACGGACCTAACGGATTCCTTCATCACCTTGAGGAACGTCTTGAAAAACGCGGACATGCAGTTATCGTAGTAGCAGAAGGTGCAGGACAGGAACTTCTTGCAGCAACAAATGCAACAGATGCTTCTGGTAATAAAAAGCTTGCAGATATCGGTGTATATCTCCGTGACAAAATCAATGAATATTTTGCTAAGAAAAACATTCAGATTAACCTTAAGTATATTGATCCTGGTTATGAAGTTCGTGCATCTGTAACAACAGCAAACGATTCAATTTACTGCGAGCGTCTTGGAAATAATGCCGTTCATGCAGCTATGGCAGGAAAAACAAAGATTGTTATCGGTCTTGTTCATGACAAGTATGTTCATATTCCTATCAGTATGGCTACACTTCAGAGAAATGTTGTAGATCCGGAAAGCTCACTGTGGAGAGACTGTCTTGATGCAACTCTTCAGCCGATTTATATGGTAAACAACATCAACACAGTGCTTGAAAAACTTAGAAAAGACCGCAAGGAAGCAGAAGAAAAAGCTCTCAAGCGTCTTGAAAAAGTAAATGCAATGAAAAAATAA
- a CDS encoding peptide ABC transporter substrate-binding protein → MKKLLLSAAVFFSAALVPFFAEENPEFKNQHELTIIVSEQPLNLNPHTACYVSEAQVLTGLYEGLFSYNPVSAAPLPAICESYRVSRNKKKWTFTLHEDAAFSDGSKITAETFRQSWIKLLKTPDASFSSFLDCIEGVSDFRNGKIKESELGINARDEKTLVITLKEPTAHLPALLCHFSLSAVSEKDNVYSGPFVLEKYSDKEILLKKNMNYREASLVALPSIKILKSEDAAANAHAYNNGEADWIDSVADASKIINKDSIHANTIFGTTYLFFKPINEPWNRADFRNALIEAVPYDKLREKYPVKATTLVYPLSNYPKLNGIEGTDAEDAKELMEDARKNAGIPKNKKIPLVFAISDNEYCKAWAELLKEAWEPLGVQLITQTTPDYRYNYSIKSWNADLFMYAWVGDYADPLAFLELFKTGSSFNVAGYSNEKVDACISEASVADTIQKRYENLALAEQTLLDDGEIIPVSHSISYHILNADRVGGWSTNALDIHPLRYLYFKEEKNELPEGMIFIKYQQD, encoded by the coding sequence ATGAAAAAATTATTACTATCAGCCGCAGTTTTTTTTTCGGCAGCATTAGTTCCTTTTTTTGCCGAAGAAAATCCTGAATTTAAAAATCAGCATGAACTTACGATAATTGTATCCGAGCAGCCTCTGAACCTTAATCCTCACACGGCCTGCTATGTATCTGAGGCACAGGTTCTGACCGGATTATACGAAGGACTTTTTTCTTATAACCCGGTTTCCGCCGCACCCCTTCCCGCAATCTGTGAAAGTTACAGGGTTTCCAGAAACAAAAAAAAATGGACCTTTACCCTTCATGAAGACGCAGCCTTTTCTGACGGAAGTAAAATTACAGCAGAGACTTTCAGACAGTCATGGATAAAACTTCTTAAAACTCCGGACGCATCATTTTCTTCATTTCTTGACTGCATAGAAGGAGTTTCAGATTTCAGGAACGGAAAAATTAAAGAATCAGAACTGGGAATAAATGCCCGGGATGAAAAAACACTGGTTATAACCCTTAAAGAACCTACTGCACACCTTCCGGCCCTGCTGTGCCACTTTTCTCTGTCTGCCGTAAGCGAAAAAGATAATGTTTATTCAGGTCCTTTTGTTCTGGAAAAATACAGCGACAAAGAAATACTGCTTAAAAAAAACATGAATTACAGGGAAGCATCTCTTGTTGCACTTCCTTCCATTAAAATATTAAAAAGTGAAGACGCTGCTGCAAATGCCCACGCCTACAATAATGGAGAAGCAGACTGGATTGATTCTGTAGCAGATGCATCTAAAATAATCAATAAAGATTCAATTCATGCCAACACAATATTCGGCACCACTTATCTGTTTTTTAAACCGATAAACGAACCCTGGAACAGAGCCGATTTCAGGAACGCACTTATTGAAGCTGTTCCATATGACAAGCTGCGGGAAAAATATCCGGTTAAAGCCACCACTCTTGTATACCCGCTTTCCAACTATCCTAAACTGAACGGAATCGAAGGAACTGATGCTGAAGACGCAAAGGAACTTATGGAAGATGCCCGTAAAAATGCCGGTATTCCTAAAAATAAAAAAATACCTCTTGTATTTGCCATAAGCGACAATGAATACTGCAAAGCATGGGCAGAACTTCTTAAAGAAGCCTGGGAGCCTCTTGGAGTTCAGCTTATTACCCAGACAACACCGGATTACAGGTACAACTATTCAATTAAATCATGGAATGCAGATTTATTCATGTACGCCTGGGTTGGAGATTATGCAGATCCTCTTGCCTTCCTTGAGCTTTTTAAAACAGGAAGTTCCTTTAACGTTGCCGGTTACTCAAACGAAAAAGTAGATGCCTGTATTTCCGAAGCATCTGTTGCTGATACCATTCAGAAAAGATACGAGAATCTTGCTCTGGCAGAACAGACGCTGCTTGATGACGGAGAAATAATTCCTGTTTCTCACTCAATCAGCTATCACATTCTGAACGCAGACAGAGTTGGCGGATGGTCAACAAATGCCCTGGACATTCATCCGTTAAGATACCTTTACTTCAAGGAAGAAAAAAATGAACTTCCGGAAGGAATGATTTTTATAAAATATCAGCAAGATTAA
- a CDS encoding DUF554 domain-containing protein, protein MIAVFVNCATVLAGSIIGLLFAKKIPQKITDAIQLACGLVSFIMGIQMAFKYQNVVYLALALILGGITGTLLDIDGKILAFGKLLERIFIKNKSKEQNSISKDTAGQHEEQSAPSFETGRPKKNFAYGFLNASVLFCVGAMAIVGSFKAGIEHDYSIIFLKSILDGFIAIGFTVAMGVGTAFSIITIFLYQGCLTLLSVLIAPYVTEQMIAELTGSGGALIILIGINLMGIKKIKTADYLPAVLFSVIFVLCEPIIKGIISG, encoded by the coding sequence ATGATTGCTGTATTTGTTAACTGCGCTACGGTACTGGCCGGTTCAATCATCGGATTATTATTTGCAAAAAAAATTCCGCAAAAAATTACGGATGCCATACAATTAGCCTGCGGACTTGTTTCTTTTATTATGGGAATCCAGATGGCATTTAAATATCAGAATGTTGTGTATCTTGCCCTTGCCCTGATTTTAGGAGGAATTACAGGAACTCTGCTTGATATTGACGGAAAAATACTTGCCTTCGGAAAACTGCTGGAGAGAATTTTCATAAAAAACAAATCAAAAGAACAGAATTCCATATCTAAAGATACCGCCGGACAGCATGAAGAACAGTCTGCTCCATCTTTTGAAACCGGACGCCCTAAAAAGAACTTTGCCTACGGATTTTTAAATGCTTCCGTACTTTTCTGCGTAGGAGCCATGGCAATCGTCGGCAGTTTTAAAGCAGGAATCGAACACGATTATTCAATTATATTTTTAAAATCAATTCTCGACGGATTCATTGCAATAGGTTTCACTGTAGCAATGGGGGTTGGAACAGCTTTTTCGATAATTACCATTTTTCTATATCAGGGATGTCTGACTTTACTTTCTGTTTTAATCGCTCCGTATGTGACAGAACAAATGATAGCCGAACTTACAGGAAGTGGCGGCGCCCTGATTATTTTAATAGGAATTAATCTTATGGGAATAAAAAAAATAAAAACCGCAGATTATCTTCCTGCGGTACTTTTCAGTGTAATTTTTGTTTTATGTGAACCTATTATAAAGGGAATTATATCAGGATAA